The proteins below come from a single Necator americanus strain Aroian chromosome V, whole genome shotgun sequence genomic window:
- a CDS encoding hypothetical protein (NECATOR_CHRV.G20025.T1): MRLPSMPLSREGNSNNEVIIPVSKRQASRVSIVPARDTFPIPQGIEALGGVIHEIDYRRVSGITWKLLPQRIQYAIDSEFIAHLLSLFFVLIIVKRAVLIIHERENGTIAILDSHSHMQRKRGAENENATKKIPYPLLLI, translated from the coding sequence ATGCGATTGCCGTCAATGCCGCTGTCGAGAGAAGGAAATAGCAACAATGAGGTCATCATTCCAGTATCGAAGAGACAGGCCTCGCGAGTATCAATTGTTCCTGCACGTGACACATTCCCTATTCCTCAAGGGATTGAGGCTCTTGGTGGAGTAATCCACGAAATCGATTACAGAAGAGTGAGTGGAATCACATGGAAACTCCTACCTCAGCGCATCCAGTATGCTATTGATAGTGAATTTATCGCTCATCTACTTTCGCTATTTTTCGTGTTGATCATAGTTAAAAGGGCTGTTTTAATCATTCACGAAAGAGAGAACGGAACCATTGCAATTCTAGATTCTCATTCCCATATGCAAAGAAAGAGAGGTGCCGAAAATGAGAATGCTACAAAAAAGATTCCATATCCTCTCCTTCTCATTTAA
- a CDS encoding hypothetical protein (NECATOR_CHRV.G20023.T1), with translation MRARCTMVENIEGTSLPSTGDVPSRERTKKNTRSCIPPCVPAMQEVPQLLAINLVTRAFREDVVQIHGTRTTDSKCSRELPHAPKTNDREVPSTANRTYSSSSKCSCGCEGNSLEDGNYRKDRVRREKIEAAMSTFEATIQGGQNPSMAEIERYCRKMSRYTSDKAV, from the exons ATGCGGGCGCGTTGCACGATGGTGGAGAACATTGAAGGGACTTCCCTTCCTTCCACGGGAGATGTTCCATCTCGTGAACGCACTAAGAAGAACACCCGTTCCTGCATCCCACCCTGCGTACCTGCCATGCAAGAAGTTCCTCAACTACTTGCAATCAACTTGGTTACGAGAGCCTTTCGAGAAGATGTGGTGCAAATACATGGTACACGAACAACGGACAGCAAATGTAGTCGAGAACTACCACAT GCGCCTAAGACAAATGATAGGGAAGTACCATCCACCGCTAACAGAACTTATTCTAGTTCTTCGAAGTGTAGTTGCGGTTGCGAAGGCAACTCTCTCGAGGATGGAAACTATAG GAAAGACAGAGTGCGccgagaaaaaatagaagcggCTATGTCCACATTCGAGGCCACCATTCAAGGAGGACAAAATCCAAGCATGGCCGAAATTGAAAGATATTGCCGCAAGATGTCACGTTACACATCTGACAAGGCTGTATAG
- a CDS encoding hypothetical protein (NECATOR_CHRV.G20022.T2), whose product MKLTLALLALVGCTMAAVYKSHVTKIESARMRMIREGTWSEYVKKRDAYRTAMRGDVIPQVAHDYNDVTYVGNITLGTPEQTFTVVLDTGSSNLWVPDASCHVPVCSKKNKFDQSGSSTYKENGERWEIRYGTGSAAGILAEETLRFGDQGTQQLVVPETVFGQAQMLAPFFNTQPLDGILGLGFPELAVNGVLPPFHRAVKQGLLDQPIFTVFLKHVGNQVNVPGGVYTYGGLDNENCGEVIAYEPLSSATYWQFNIEGYGAGSFSTNQRTEGMSDTGTSFMGVADALLRPLIRGLGAQYDSRTGVFYMPCDADPNLDFIIGGKTYSIKAENLLLYGDGHFCMLPLFGKDAMGFGPAWVLGDPFIRQFCNIHDIEKKQIASRGASSSVAPPQQQPQQQLQGSSGQVPY is encoded by the exons ATGAAGTTGACGTTGGCTTTGTTAGCCCTTGTGGGATGCACCATGGCTGCAGTGTATAAGTCTCACGTCACAAAAATCGAATCTGCGCGTATGAGAATGATACGAGAAGGAACCTGGTCTGAGTATGTCAAGAAGAGGGACGCTTACCGGACTGCAATGCGCGGCGACGTCATACCTCAAGTT GCGCACGACTACAATGACGTAACGTATGTTGGAAATATTACACTTGGCACACCAGAGCAAACATTTACG GTCGTTCTTGACACTGGATCCTCAAATTTGTGGGTCCCTGACGCTTCTTGCCATGTTCCGGTCTGCtcaaagaagaataaatttgaCCAATCAGGGTCTTCAACATACAAGGAGAATGGCGAACGATGGGAGATCCGG TACGGTACCGGTTCAGCAGCAGGAATTCTTGCAGAAGAGACTTTAAGATTCGGTGACCAGGGCACTCAGCAGTTAGTTGTTCCGGAGACAGTATTCGGTCAAGCTCAAATGCTTGCTCCCTTTTTCAACACT CAACCCTTAGACGGCATCCTTGGATTAGGATTTCCCGAACTTGCAGTGAACGGTGTCTTGCCTCCTTTCCATAGAGCAGTGAAGCAAGGGCTTCTCGACCAACCAATCTTCACCGTGTTCCTCAAGCATGTTGGAA ACCAGGTAAATGTCCCTGGCGGAGTCTATACGTATGGAGGCTTGGACAACGAAAATTGCGGAGAAGTGATTGCCTACGAACCTTTGTCTTCTGCTACATATTGGCAGTTCAAT ATAGAAGGCTACGGTGCCGGTTCATTTTCCACAAATCAACGTACTGAAGGTATGTCGGATACTGGAACCTCGTTCATGGGTGTTGCTGACGCGTTGCTTAGACCGCTGATTCGAGGGTTGGGTGCTCAG TACGACAGCAGGACTGGTGTCTTCTACATGCCCTGCGACGCTGATCCAAACCTTGATTTCATTATTGGTGGTAAGACATACTCAATTAAAGCAGAGAATCTTCTCCTCTATGGAGATGGTCACTTCTGCATGCTACCCCTCTTCGGCAAGGACGCAATGGGATTCGGTCCTGCATGGGTACTGGGCGATCCATTTATTCGTCAATTTTGTAACATTCATGATATTGAGAAAAAGCAAATCG CATCGCGTGGTGCATCATCCTCTGTTGCACCACCACAACAGCAACCCCAGCAACAACTGCAAGGATCTAGTGGACAG GTTCCCTATTGA
- a CDS encoding hypothetical protein (NECATOR_CHRV.G20024.T1) → MLGMRSRRLWNYDEGKNSVRDLGVDQEGVRVKRVPADFRACLDHGSAEQLARNRIPKELSFAAAQLCGSAHRSAHLFPVICDIASVARISIWIKEKRKKERGKVEQNFDGLVRGVGRIAQGDDWRKKKKKKQETKIL, encoded by the exons atGCTAGGTATGCGGTCTCGCAGACTATGGAACTATGACGAAGGGAAGAACTCTGTACGAGATCTTGGTGTAGATCAAGAAG gggtgcgtgtaaagagggtccctgcggattttcgagcatgcctcGATCATGGCTCGGCAGAGCAATTGGCGAGGAATCGTATCCCTAAGGAGTTATCTTTCGCTGCTGCCCAACTGTGTGGCTCCGCCCATCGCTCCGCCCACTTATTCCCCGTCATATGCGACATCGCAAGCGTG GCTCGTATTTCGATATGGAtcaaggaaaagaggaagaaggagAGAGGAAAAGTTGAACAAAACTTCGATGGATTG GTGCGAGGCGTTGGACGCATAGCTCAAGGTGATGATTGgcgcaaaaagaagaaaaagaagcaggaGACAAAGATTTTGTAA
- a CDS encoding hypothetical protein (NECATOR_CHRV.G20024.T2) gives MRSRRLWNYDEGKNSVRDLGVDQEGVRVKRVPADFRACLDHGSAEQLARNRIPKELSFAAAQLCGSAHRSAHLFPVICDIASVARISIWIKEKRKKERGKVEQNFDGLVRGVGRIAQGDDWRKKKKKKQETKIL, from the exons ATGCGGTCTCGCAGACTATGGAACTATGACGAAGGGAAGAACTCTGTACGAGATCTTGGTGTAGATCAAGAAG gggtgcgtgtaaagagggtccctgcggattttcgagcatgcctcGATCATGGCTCGGCAGAGCAATTGGCGAGGAATCGTATCCCTAAGGAGTTATCTTTCGCTGCTGCCCAACTGTGTGGCTCCGCCCATCGCTCCGCCCACTTATTCCCCGTCATATGCGACATCGCAAGCGTG GCTCGTATTTCGATATGGAtcaaggaaaagaggaagaaggagAGAGGAAAAGTTGAACAAAACTTCGATGGATTG GTGCGAGGCGTTGGACGCATAGCTCAAGGTGATGATTGgcgcaaaaagaagaaaaagaagcaggaGACAAAGATTTTGTAA
- a CDS encoding hypothetical protein (NECATOR_CHRV.G20026.T1) produces MERLYILLLLLLLLLLLLLLLLLLLLLLLLLLLLLLLLLLLLLLLLLLLLLLLLSLLLLLLLLLLLLLLLLLLLLLLLLLLLLLLLLLLLLLLLLLLLLLLLLLLLLLLLLLLLLYIHGKALYRVWLCQYLRHC; encoded by the coding sequence ATGGAAAGGctctatatattattattattattattattattattattattattattattgttattattattgttattattattattattattattattattactattattattattattattattattattattattattattattattattattattattatcattattattattattattattattattattattattattattattattattattattattattattattattattattattattattattattattattattattattattattattattattattattattattattattattattattattattattattattattattattattattatatattcatGGAAAGGCTTTATATAGGGTATGGCTTTGTCAGTATCTTCGACACTGTTAG
- a CDS encoding hypothetical protein (NECATOR_CHRV.G20023.T2), with translation MFHLVNALRRTPVPASHPAYLPCKKFLNYLQSTWLREPFEKMWCKYMVHEQRTANVVENYHMRLRQMIGKYHPPLTELILVLRSVVAVAKATLSRMETIVSERNEKNSEGKTECAEKK, from the exons ATGTTCCATCTCGTGAACGCACTAAGAAGAACACCCGTTCCTGCATCCCACCCTGCGTACCTGCCATGCAAGAAGTTCCTCAACTACTTGCAATCAACTTGGTTACGAGAGCCTTTCGAGAAGATGTGGTGCAAATACATGGTACACGAACAACGGACAGCAAATGTAGTCGAGAACTACCACAT GCGCCTAAGACAAATGATAGGGAAGTACCATCCACCGCTAACAGAACTTATTCTAGTTCTTCGAAGTGTAGTTGCGGTTGCGAAGGCAACTCTCTCGAGGATGGAAACTATAG tttctgaacgaaatgaaaaaaactccGAAGGAAAGACAGAGTGCGccgagaaaaaatag
- a CDS encoding hypothetical protein (NECATOR_CHRV.G20022.T1), whose translation MKLTLALLALVGCTMAAVYKSHVTKIESARMRMIREGTWSEYVKKRDAYRTAMRGDVIPQVAHDYNDVTYVGNITLGTPEQTFTVVLDTGSSNLWVPDASCHVPVCSKKNKFDQSGSSTYKENGERWEIRYGTGSAAGILAEETLRFGDQGTQQLVVPETVFGQAQMLAPFFNTQPLDGILGLGFPELAVNGVLPPFHRAVKQGLLDQPIFTVFLKHVGNQVNVPGGVYTYGGLDNENCGEVIAYEPLSSATYWQFNIEGYGAGSFSTNQRTEGMSDTGTSFMGVADALLRPLIRGLGAQYDSRTGVFYMPCDADPNLDFIIGGKTYSIKAENLLLYGDGHFCMLPLFGKDAMGFGPAWVLGDPFIRQFCNIHDIEKKQIGFAESKQQ comes from the exons ATGAAGTTGACGTTGGCTTTGTTAGCCCTTGTGGGATGCACCATGGCTGCAGTGTATAAGTCTCACGTCACAAAAATCGAATCTGCGCGTATGAGAATGATACGAGAAGGAACCTGGTCTGAGTATGTCAAGAAGAGGGACGCTTACCGGACTGCAATGCGCGGCGACGTCATACCTCAAGTT GCGCACGACTACAATGACGTAACGTATGTTGGAAATATTACACTTGGCACACCAGAGCAAACATTTACG GTCGTTCTTGACACTGGATCCTCAAATTTGTGGGTCCCTGACGCTTCTTGCCATGTTCCGGTCTGCtcaaagaagaataaatttgaCCAATCAGGGTCTTCAACATACAAGGAGAATGGCGAACGATGGGAGATCCGG TACGGTACCGGTTCAGCAGCAGGAATTCTTGCAGAAGAGACTTTAAGATTCGGTGACCAGGGCACTCAGCAGTTAGTTGTTCCGGAGACAGTATTCGGTCAAGCTCAAATGCTTGCTCCCTTTTTCAACACT CAACCCTTAGACGGCATCCTTGGATTAGGATTTCCCGAACTTGCAGTGAACGGTGTCTTGCCTCCTTTCCATAGAGCAGTGAAGCAAGGGCTTCTCGACCAACCAATCTTCACCGTGTTCCTCAAGCATGTTGGAA ACCAGGTAAATGTCCCTGGCGGAGTCTATACGTATGGAGGCTTGGACAACGAAAATTGCGGAGAAGTGATTGCCTACGAACCTTTGTCTTCTGCTACATATTGGCAGTTCAAT ATAGAAGGCTACGGTGCCGGTTCATTTTCCACAAATCAACGTACTGAAGGTATGTCGGATACTGGAACCTCGTTCATGGGTGTTGCTGACGCGTTGCTTAGACCGCTGATTCGAGGGTTGGGTGCTCAG TACGACAGCAGGACTGGTGTCTTCTACATGCCCTGCGACGCTGATCCAAACCTTGATTTCATTATTGGTGGTAAGACATACTCAATTAAAGCAGAGAATCTTCTCCTCTATGGAGATGGTCACTTCTGCATGCTACCCCTCTTCGGCAAGGACGCAATGGGATTCGGTCCTGCATGGGTACTGGGCGATCCATTTATTCGTCAATTTTGTAACATTCATGATATTGAGAAAAAGCAAATCGGTTTTGCTGAATCGAAGCAGCAATAA
- a CDS encoding hypothetical protein (NECATOR_CHRV.G20021.T1) gives MHSLSPAVSDVGQYGDRREMEIITEKFYSNLFYSSPVSSPIIPTGKAPHGILPSEVRVAIKSMKPGAASEADFI, from the exons ATGCACAGCCTgagccctgccgtctcagacgttggacagtatggcgaccg gcgtgagatggaaatcattacggagaagTTCTACTCAAACCTTTTCTATTCATCACCTGtatcaagcccgatcatccccactggtaaAGCTCCACATGgaattctcccttcggaagttcGAGTCGcaatcaagagcatgaaacctggcgcAGCTTCGGAAGCTGATTTTATATAA